From the Mycoplasmatota bacterium genome, one window contains:
- a CDS encoding glycosyltransferase family 2 protein translates to MKEKITLVVPCYNEEKMIPIFYQEITRYMHEFTNYDYEILLVNDGSKDNTWLELKKLTTSDKHIKAINFSRNFGKEAAMLAGLTESSGDYVVVMDADLQHPPHLLAEMLRLIKEEGFDSVGAYRLGRSKNHKSESFFRVLYSKLFYRFINKMSDVKIKENATDYRMMRRKVVDALLELQEYNRFSKGLFEWVGFKTTYVGYENVNRVVGSSSWSFFKLFNYAIEGITSFSSIPLKFSGILGVFSAFLSFVYMVYIIVDRIVNGTEVSGWATIVSIILFLGGITLISLGLLGEYIGRIYGEVKHRPIYIVDEIVNNKKEMLDEKTN, encoded by the coding sequence ATGAAAGAAAAAATAACATTAGTTGTTCCTTGTTATAACGAAGAAAAAATGATACCTATATTTTATCAAGAAATTACTCGATATATGCATGAATTTACTAATTATGATTATGAAATATTATTAGTTAATGATGGTTCAAAAGATAATACCTGGTTAGAATTAAAAAAACTAACAACTTCAGATAAACATATTAAGGCGATTAATTTCTCAAGAAACTTTGGTAAAGAAGCTGCCATGTTAGCAGGATTAACAGAATCTTCTGGTGATTATGTGGTTGTGATGGATGCTGATTTGCAACACCCCCCTCACTTATTGGCTGAAATGTTACGTTTAATTAAAGAAGAAGGTTTTGATTCAGTAGGGGCCTACCGATTAGGAAGAAGCAAAAATCATAAAAGTGAATCATTTTTTCGAGTCCTATATTCAAAACTTTTTTATCGATTTATTAATAAAATGAGTGATGTTAAAATAAAAGAGAATGCAACTGATTATCGTATGATGAGAAGAAAAGTGGTGGATGCATTATTAGAATTACAAGAATATAATCGCTTTTCTAAAGGATTATTTGAATGGGTTGGATTTAAAACCACCTATGTAGGATATGAAAATGTCAATCGTGTTGTGGGAAGCAGTTCTTGGAGTTTCTTTAAGCTATTCAATTACGCAATTGAAGGGATAACTTCATTTTCAAGTATTCCCTTAAAATTTTCAGGGATACTTGGGGTGTTTAGTGCCTTCTTATCATTTGTTTATATGGTATATATTATTGTTGATCGAATTGTAAATGGTACTGAGGTATCAGGATGGGCTACTATTGTGTCTATTATTTTGTTCCTTGGGGGAATCACATTGATTTCTCTAGGACTACTAGGAGAATATATTGGAAGAATCTATGGAGAAGTAAAGCATCGTCCAATTTATATTGTTGATGAAATTGTTAATAATAAAAAAGAAATGCTGGATGAAAAAACCAATTAA
- a CDS encoding SDR family NAD(P)-dependent oxidoreductase: protein MIGIYGKIALVVGASSGVGKVCANYLVNKGYTVYGTSRKASFEQIEGKIKMIPLDVTNEDSIKKAVQYIEEKEGAIHVLINCPGYGLAGSVEDITTEEAKELFNTNFFGIMSCCREVLPMMRKQRNGLIINISSVAGFISIPYQSMYSSSKYALEAMTEALRIEVKPFNVRVSMIAPGDMKTNFERVHARNSINSVYKEKCDKAVNEMIKSESKGPSADVVVKELKKIINKKNPSIRRVVGWQYKLVGLLKRLLPAKVVEYVISKIY from the coding sequence ATGATCGGAATTTATGGTAAAATAGCCCTAGTAGTAGGTGCATCTTCTGGTGTGGGAAAAGTTTGTGCTAATTATCTAGTTAATAAAGGATATACCGTTTATGGCACTTCCCGTAAGGCATCCTTCGAACAAATTGAAGGAAAAATTAAAATGATACCATTAGATGTAACCAATGAAGATTCAATTAAAAAGGCTGTTCAATATATTGAAGAAAAAGAGGGAGCGATACATGTTTTAATTAACTGTCCAGGATATGGACTAGCTGGGAGTGTAGAAGATATTACTACTGAAGAAGCTAAAGAATTATTTAATACGAATTTCTTTGGAATAATGTCTTGTTGCCGAGAGGTTTTGCCAATGATGAGAAAGCAAAGAAATGGATTGATTATTAATATCAGTTCTGTTGCTGGATTTATCTCAATCCCCTATCAATCTATGTATAGCTCAAGTAAATATGCTTTAGAAGCAATGACAGAAGCGTTAAGAATAGAGGTAAAACCATTTAATGTGAGGGTTTCTATGATAGCACCTGGGGATATGAAGACTAATTTTGAAAGGGTGCATGCTAGAAATTCAATAAATTCAGTTTATAAAGAAAAATGTGATAAAGCAGTTAATGAGATGATTAAATCAGAGTCTAAAGGACCAAGTGCTGATGTTGTGGTAAAAGAATTAAAAAAGATAATAAACAAGAAGAATCCTTCAATTAGAAGAGTAGTGGGTTGGCAATATAAATTAGTCGGATTACTTAAACGACTATTGCCAGCAAAAGTAGTAGAATATGTGATATCGAAAATTTATTAA
- a CDS encoding NifB/NifX family molybdenum-iron cluster-binding protein has protein sequence MKVALVFQNNQISQQFGHSEGFKIYNLDENKQILSTKTIMNSGIKGGEIAHLLSSYEVDIIIVGGIGENAKSNLEAQNIDVILGAFGEVSKVIDDYCHNSLQLKKDMLHKKRCCQ, from the coding sequence ATGAAAGTTGCTCTTGTATTTCAAAATAATCAAATATCTCAGCAGTTTGGACATAGTGAAGGTTTTAAAATATATAACTTAGATGAAAACAAACAAATTCTTTCAACGAAAACAATTATGAATAGTGGGATAAAAGGTGGAGAAATAGCTCATCTATTATCATCATATGAGGTGGATATTATTATTGTAGGGGGGATAGGAGAGAACGCAAAAAGCAATTTAGAAGCACAAAACATTGATGTGATTCTTGGAGCTTTCGGTGAAGTATCGAAAGTGATAGATGATTATTGTCATAATTCACTTCAATTAAAAAAGGATATGTTGCATAAAAAACGTTGTTGTCAATAA
- the pyrR gene encoding bifunctional pyr operon transcriptional regulator/uracil phosphoribosyltransferase PyrR: MNDLKLIIDASTLSRSLKRMAHEILEKNKGTDDLVIIGIKNKGTVIAKRICDNINQIEGVQLPIGELDITAYRDDFAKKDINTSTIDFSVENKKVILVDDVLYTGRSVRAALDAILSYGRPKEIQLATLIDRGHRELPIRSDYVGKNIPTANSELVIVSLQENDLEDGVYIKKL, from the coding sequence ATGAATGATTTAAAGCTAATCATTGATGCAAGTACTTTATCTAGATCATTAAAAAGAATGGCTCATGAAATATTGGAGAAAAATAAAGGAACAGATGATTTAGTAATCATCGGGATTAAAAATAAAGGCACTGTTATCGCAAAAAGGATTTGCGATAACATAAATCAAATTGAAGGTGTTCAATTACCAATTGGTGAGTTAGATATAACAGCTTATCGTGATGATTTTGCGAAAAAAGACATTAATACATCAACCATTGATTTTAGTGTTGAAAATAAAAAAGTTATTTTAGTTGATGATGTTTTATACACAGGACGATCAGTGCGAGCAGCACTTGATGCCATCTTAAGTTATGGTCGACCAAAAGAAATTCAACTAGCGACATTAATTGATCGTGGACATAGAGAATTACCGATAAGAAGCGATTATGTAGGGAAAAATATTCCTACAGCTAATAGCGAGTTAGTTATTGTTTCTCTTCAAGAAAATGATCTTGAAGATGGTGTATATATTAAAAAGTTATAA
- a CDS encoding LTA synthase family protein, whose product MKQISKTINKFITFIMFVVESCVSAIGEDLLLLGFLIAAFIPNVIIKATSDMSIFNLRSLLFNFAWYCLVVALSYNYKKKKTRIVYFSIVTFIVYVLNYSNIMYYRYYDTFLSLSLIKQLTLFSDVADATQVGMSFFDILYWVLLTLSIALIITLTVFKYNNFDYENSKIRVFNRLNFIRLALIAFITGIITLAPANYSQAQKLWNRPIVVQDFGLYNYHVIDIYKSIGVFIEHKPNESEYKEFLDYFEEKNSTDKTNQYTDILKGKNIIIIHAESIENFVVNQKVQDVDGNEIEITPNLNKLANEGLYFSNFYTQQSIGTSADSEFVFNSSLLPVNNGTVFLTHFDRTYTTTQNLLQKEGYLTMYMHGNNGSFWNRDIMHKVMGYDVFFSKNEYHFNENQTIGLGISDYDFFNQSADIIANATTPYLATLITLTNHTPWNDVDKYITKDELGVEEPAIDCGAIGLEDTTVCRYLKAVRYTDWSLGQFIKLLEERGLLEDTSIVLYGDHPAKLPSNEMELYYQEDLTRVQYKSTAHVPFIIWNEEIKPREIKTIMGEYDVGPTLQNMLGIKNEFALGHDMFSIENNIVPFVNGDWTDGIIYYSFRDHDYYIMNPHYTQEMIDQMIDNNDYINLQSEKVNRIIDMSNMINKYDLIAYYEAKSKEDLTGN is encoded by the coding sequence ATGAAGCAAATATCTAAAACAATAAATAAATTTATTACCTTTATTATGTTCGTAGTAGAAAGTTGTGTCTCAGCAATAGGGGAAGACTTACTATTACTAGGGTTTTTAATTGCGGCCTTTATACCTAATGTGATTATAAAGGCAACCAGTGATATGAGTATATTTAATTTACGTTCATTATTATTTAATTTTGCTTGGTATTGCCTTGTGGTTGCTTTAAGTTATAATTATAAGAAAAAGAAAACACGAATAGTGTATTTTTCTATTGTAACTTTCATTGTATACGTATTAAATTATTCAAACATTATGTATTACCGTTATTATGATACATTTTTATCATTATCATTAATTAAACAATTAACCTTATTTTCAGATGTTGCTGATGCCACACAAGTAGGAATGTCATTTTTTGATATATTATATTGGGTATTATTAACATTATCAATTGCTTTAATTATTACTTTAACAGTGTTTAAATATAATAATTTTGATTATGAAAACAGTAAGATTAGAGTTTTTAATCGCTTAAACTTTATACGTTTAGCTTTAATCGCATTTATTACAGGGATAATTACACTTGCACCAGCGAATTATTCACAAGCACAGAAATTATGGAATCGTCCAATTGTTGTTCAAGATTTTGGGCTATATAATTATCATGTAATTGATATTTATAAATCAATTGGTGTATTTATTGAACATAAACCAAATGAATCTGAATATAAGGAATTTTTAGATTATTTTGAAGAAAAAAATAGTACTGATAAAACGAATCAATACACAGATATTTTAAAAGGGAAAAATATTATAATTATTCATGCAGAAAGCATTGAAAATTTTGTTGTAAATCAAAAAGTTCAAGATGTTGATGGAAATGAGATAGAAATCACACCGAACTTAAATAAACTTGCTAATGAAGGATTATATTTTAGTAATTTTTATACTCAACAAAGTATCGGTACAAGTGCTGATAGTGAGTTTGTATTTAATTCATCACTTCTACCTGTAAATAACGGAACAGTATTTTTAACCCATTTTGATAGAACATATACCACAACACAAAATCTTCTTCAAAAAGAGGGATATTTAACGATGTATATGCACGGGAATAATGGTTCATTTTGGAATCGAGATATTATGCATAAAGTAATGGGTTATGATGTATTCTTTTCTAAAAATGAGTATCATTTTAATGAAAACCAAACCATAGGATTAGGTATCAGTGATTATGATTTCTTCAACCAGTCTGCTGATATTATCGCAAATGCAACGACTCCATATCTTGCTACATTAATTACCTTAACAAATCACACACCATGGAATGATGTTGATAAATATATTACAAAAGATGAATTAGGCGTAGAAGAACCAGCAATTGATTGTGGGGCAATAGGTTTAGAAGATACCACAGTATGTCGTTATCTTAAAGCAGTTCGTTATACTGATTGGTCCTTGGGACAATTTATTAAACTCTTAGAAGAAAGAGGATTATTAGAAGATACGTCAATTGTTTTATATGGAGACCATCCAGCTAAATTGCCATCTAATGAAATGGAACTTTATTATCAAGAAGATTTAACACGTGTTCAATATAAATCAACAGCACATGTTCCATTTATTATTTGGAATGAAGAAATTAAACCTAGAGAAATAAAGACAATTATGGGTGAATATGATGTAGGTCCAACTTTACAAAACATGCTTGGAATCAAAAATGAGTTTGCTTTAGGACATGATATGTTTTCAATTGAAAATAATATCGTACCATTTGTAAATGGTGACTGGACAGATGGAATTATTTATTATTCATTCCGTGATCATGATTATTATATTATGAATCCTCATTATACACAGGAAATGATTGATCAAATGATTGATAATAATGATTATATTAATCTTCAAAGTGAAAAAGTAAATCGTATAATTGATATGTCAAACATGATAAATAAATATGATTTAATTGCTTATTATGAAGCAAAATCAAAAGAAGATTTAACCGGAAATTGA
- a CDS encoding IscS subfamily cysteine desulfurase: MRDFYFDYASTTQIRKEVYEEMIPYLHNEYGNPSSLYEIGINNKKVINQCRKKIASLLNAKGNEIYFCSGGSEANNWALKGIAFSSSTKKEIITTKIEHHAVLHTCSFLEKIGYIVHYLNVNEEGFIDIDELEKTINDNTLMVSIMMANNEIGTIQNIKKIGKLCKEKNVIFHTDAVQAIPHIQLDVEALHIDLLSISAHKFYGPKGIGCLYIQNGIEIENLIHGGGQEKGKRAGTENVAYIVGMRKALELIYQDIHEHNMKERFLSQKLYALLKEKIKDIKLNGPEIGNNRLPGNLNLSFKGIDGALMSYELNKEGIAVSTGSACNSGSIEPSHVLQAIQVPDEYIKGTIRITLGKDTTIDDIEVISQSIIAYINKNSY; encoded by the coding sequence ATGAGAGATTTTTATTTTGATTATGCATCAACAACACAAATTCGAAAAGAAGTTTATGAAGAGATGATTCCCTATTTACATAATGAGTATGGGAATCCATCATCATTATATGAAATAGGTATTAATAATAAAAAAGTGATTAATCAGTGTCGTAAAAAAATAGCATCTTTATTAAACGCAAAAGGAAATGAAATTTATTTTTGTTCTGGTGGTAGTGAAGCTAATAATTGGGCGTTAAAAGGAATTGCTTTTTCATCGTCAACAAAAAAAGAAATTATAACTACAAAAATTGAACATCACGCAGTACTACATACTTGTTCTTTCTTAGAAAAGATTGGATATATTGTTCATTATTTAAATGTAAATGAAGAAGGTTTTATTGATATTGATGAATTAGAAAAAACCATCAACGATAATACATTAATGGTATCTATTATGATGGCAAATAATGAAATCGGAACGATTCAAAATATTAAAAAAATTGGGAAATTATGTAAAGAGAAAAATGTTATTTTTCACACAGATGCGGTTCAAGCAATTCCTCATATACAGCTTGATGTTGAAGCATTACATATTGATTTATTATCGATTTCAGCTCATAAGTTTTATGGACCAAAAGGCATTGGATGTTTATATATTCAAAATGGAATTGAGATTGAAAACTTGATTCATGGTGGTGGACAAGAAAAAGGTAAAAGAGCAGGTACAGAAAATGTTGCTTATATTGTCGGCATGAGGAAAGCTTTGGAATTAATATATCAGGATATCCATGAACATAATATGAAAGAAAGATTTTTGTCACAAAAACTTTATGCGTTATTAAAAGAAAAAATTAAAGATATAAAGTTAAATGGACCTGAAATTGGAAACAATCGATTACCTGGAAATCTAAACTTGTCTTTTAAGGGAATTGATGGTGCCTTAATGAGTTATGAACTAAATAAAGAAGGTATTGCTGTATCAACTGGCAGTGCTTGTAATTCAGGATCTATTGAACCAAGTCATGTTTTACAGGCAATTCAAGTGCCAGATGAATATATTAAAGGAACGATTCGTATTACATTAGGAAAAGATACAACTATAGATGATATTGAAGTGATTAGTCAATCGATTATTGCTTATATAAATAAAAACTCATATTAA
- a CDS encoding aminotransferase class I/II-fold pyridoxal phosphate-dependent enzyme: MDIFQKCYNYTDAKEAIKQGVYPYFHMLTSGQDTEVLMNGKRTIMIGSNNYLGLTSDERVKQAAIDAVKKYGTGCSGSRFLNGTLDLHVELEKNLARFLHKDDAMAFSTGFQANLGLISAIAGRNDYIISDRGNHASIVDGCRLSFARMIKYNHNDMEDLERALKAVPENRGKLILSDGVFSMEGDICNLPEMVKLAEKYGARIMIDDAHGVGVMGKTGRGTAEYYGLEDKVDIIVGTFSKSLASLGGFVAASSDVIHYIRHVSRPFIFSASISPSNAAAALEALKILEAEPQRVKQLWDNGNYMRKGYTELGLEIGNSETPIIPVMTYEDIATFIIAKQLLEEGVYVNPVISPAVNPGEALLRTSYTATHTTEQLDYALDKFKKVFTNANLIR, translated from the coding sequence ATGGATATCTTTCAAAAATGTTATAATTATACAGATGCAAAAGAAGCGATAAAACAAGGCGTTTATCCATATTTCCATATGTTAACATCTGGTCAAGATACAGAAGTTTTAATGAATGGAAAAAGGACCATTATGATTGGATCAAATAACTACTTAGGATTAACCAGTGACGAGCGTGTTAAACAAGCGGCAATTGATGCAGTTAAAAAATATGGAACTGGTTGTTCTGGATCACGTTTTTTAAATGGTACACTTGATTTACATGTTGAATTAGAAAAAAATCTCGCAAGATTTTTACATAAGGATGATGCTATGGCTTTTAGTACTGGTTTTCAAGCTAATTTAGGACTAATATCAGCAATAGCGGGTAGAAATGATTATATTATTAGTGATCGTGGAAATCATGCTAGTATTGTCGATGGATGCCGTTTAAGTTTTGCAAGAATGATTAAATACAATCATAATGATATGGAAGATTTAGAAAGAGCATTAAAAGCAGTTCCAGAGAACCGTGGTAAATTAATATTATCTGATGGTGTGTTTAGTATGGAAGGAGATATATGTAATCTTCCAGAAATGGTGAAATTAGCTGAGAAATATGGTGCACGAATCATGATTGATGATGCGCATGGTGTGGGAGTCATGGGTAAAACTGGTCGTGGTACTGCTGAATATTATGGACTAGAAGATAAAGTTGATATCATCGTTGGGACATTTAGTAAATCTCTTGCTAGTTTAGGCGGATTCGTAGCGGCTAGTAGTGATGTTATTCATTATATTAGACATGTGTCCCGTCCGTTTATCTTTAGTGCTTCAATTTCACCATCTAATGCAGCTGCAGCTTTAGAAGCCTTAAAAATATTAGAAGCTGAACCACAAAGAGTTAAACAATTATGGGATAATGGTAACTATATGAGAAAAGGTTATACTGAATTAGGATTAGAAATAGGTAATTCTGAAACGCCAATTATTCCAGTTATGACATATGAGGATATCGCTACTTTTATAATCGCAAAACAATTACTTGAAGAAGGTGTCTATGTAAATCCTGTTATTTCTCCAGCTGTTAACCCAGGAGAAGCATTGCTTCGAACAAGTTATACTGCAACGCATACAACTGAACAATTAGATTATGCGTTAGATAAATTTAAAAAGGTATTTACTAATGCTAATTTAATACGTTAA
- a CDS encoding M42 family metallopeptidase: protein MEFNKTYFLNLAKELLTTPSPSGYCHNIMTKIEHYANELNLHLEKTNKGNAIITFEGENKDYTVGLSAHVDTLGLMVRSVNQNGTLKITTIGGNQPNSLIGEYCTIFNRDNKTFSGTILTTSYSSHVYDNANKLGSKFDDLMIRIDEMVKNKQDVLDLGICNGDFIAIDPKTTITENDFIKSRHIDDKISVAIIFTLFKAFIDEKIKPKNTIKFIISTYEEVGHGSSHIPCQIEELIAVDMGCIGKDLACTEYDVSICAKDSSGPYDYFMTSRLIDIAKSENLSHAVDIYPFYGSDASAALRGGNNIKAALIGPGVHASHGMERTHYNACLASMKLLAHYLTK, encoded by the coding sequence ATGGAATTTAATAAAACATATTTTTTAAATTTAGCGAAAGAATTATTAACTACTCCAAGTCCTAGTGGTTATTGTCACAATATCATGACAAAAATTGAACATTATGCAAATGAATTAAATCTTCATTTAGAAAAAACGAATAAGGGTAATGCGATTATCACGTTTGAAGGAGAGAATAAAGATTATACAGTGGGATTATCAGCTCATGTAGATACGTTAGGGTTGATGGTACGTTCGGTTAATCAAAACGGGACTTTGAAAATAACTACAATCGGTGGAAATCAACCCAATTCATTAATTGGAGAATATTGTACAATATTTAACCGTGATAATAAAACATTTTCAGGCACCATTTTAACTACATCATATTCATCACATGTTTATGATAATGCTAACAAATTAGGTTCTAAATTCGATGACTTAATGATTCGAATAGATGAAATGGTTAAAAATAAACAAGATGTATTAGATTTAGGGATTTGTAATGGTGATTTTATCGCAATTGATCCTAAAACTACCATTACGGAAAATGATTTTATCAAATCTCGTCATATTGATGATAAGATATCAGTTGCGATTATTTTTACACTTTTTAAAGCCTTTATCGATGAAAAAATAAAACCAAAAAATACAATAAAATTTATCATATCTACTTACGAAGAAGTAGGACATGGTTCAAGCCATATTCCTTGTCAAATCGAAGAATTAATCGCAGTTGATATGGGATGTATTGGTAAAGATTTAGCATGTACAGAATATGATGTATCTATATGTGCTAAAGATTCAAGTGGACCATACGATTATTTTATGACTAGTCGTTTAATAGATATCGCGAAATCAGAAAATTTAAGTCATGCTGTTGATATTTATCCATTTTATGGAAGTGATGCATCTGCAGCTTTACGTGGTGGTAATAATATTAAAGCAGCGCTCATAGGTCCTGGCGTACATGCTTCACACGGCATGGAAAGAACTCATTATAATGCCTGTTTGGCCTCTATGAAATTACTGGCACATTATCTAACTAAATAA
- a CDS encoding DUF134 domain-containing protein, protein MPRPIKPRKIGYIPQNKMFVPYGKKIEFNDYIILLHDELEAIRLKDIENLHQNECAEIMDVSRQTFQLIIDSARKKVARALIEGNPIKIEGGHYTLSKYTQKCPECGKIHKTESFSNHKRRCCGNCQNNKKTH, encoded by the coding sequence ATGCCAAGACCCATAAAACCAAGAAAAATTGGATACATACCCCAAAATAAGATGTTTGTCCCTTATGGTAAAAAAATAGAGTTCAATGATTACATCATTTTATTACATGATGAATTAGAAGCCATCCGATTAAAAGATATTGAAAATCTACATCAAAATGAATGTGCAGAAATTATGGATGTATCAAGGCAGACGTTCCAATTAATCATAGATTCAGCTCGAAAAAAGGTTGCACGTGCCCTCATTGAAGGAAATCCAATTAAAATTGAGGGAGGACATTATACACTCTCAAAATATACACAAAAATGTCCTGAATGTGGTAAAATTCATAAAACAGAATCCTTTAGCAATCATAAAAGAAGATGTTGTGGTAATTGTCAAAATAATAAAAAAACTCATTAA
- a CDS encoding DUF4080 domain-containing protein codes for MNSLLVGINAKYIHTNLAIRYLYTYTKDTHDVDFIEFTIKDDIENIIDKILSLNPSLIGFSCYIWNIELIKQLVKILKSKSSKIKILLGGPEVSYDINYWFNALPIDFIISGEGEYPFKKLLETLKSNAPFNKVPQLHYRHNQKIYTSHEEYVIDLDTLKSPYRIKEDTLSLPNRIQYIESSRGCPYRCSYCLASLEKHVRFFNIDTIKQEILYLMNHGGKVFKFLDRTFNARIDYALDLFEFIINNPKDGCVFQFEITGELLDEEIICYLNEQAPPHLIRFEIGIQSTNDFTNRLVMRKQNYQKLKHNIELIQQGRKIDLHLDLIAGLPKEDYTSFMKTFNDVFLLQPHELQLGFLKMLRGTKLRKDASLYQYTFHNTAPYEIIEHMDLSQSDIYKIHLAEDMLEKYYNSHRFKKSITYIINSYYKNNNYKFFENFGLFYYNHHQQMAYQVHDLCLRLLAFLENESFDTTHVQSLLIYDYLERAKTRPKIWYQTHLNKKDKHILFKYIVDNYQGYNFDLLFRYGLIEKLTIHPQTYEIGNYYLLKMFTQYNQEIIIFSIE; via the coding sequence ATGAATTCACTACTCGTTGGAATAAACGCTAAATATATTCACACAAATTTAGCCATCAGATACCTCTATACCTATACTAAAGATACACACGATGTTGACTTTATTGAATTTACAATTAAAGACGACATCGAAAATATCATTGATAAAATTTTATCACTAAATCCATCATTAATTGGTTTTAGTTGTTATATATGGAACATCGAATTAATTAAACAACTTGTAAAAATATTAAAATCTAAATCTAGTAAGATTAAAATATTATTAGGGGGACCTGAAGTTAGTTATGATATAAACTATTGGTTTAATGCATTGCCGATTGATTTCATTATATCAGGTGAAGGAGAATATCCATTTAAAAAATTATTAGAAACTTTAAAATCTAATGCTCCTTTTAATAAAGTACCTCAACTACATTATCGTCATAATCAAAAAATATATACCAGTCATGAAGAATATGTGATTGATTTAGATACTTTAAAATCACCTTATCGTATAAAAGAAGACACATTAAGTCTTCCTAATCGAATTCAATATATTGAATCAAGCAGAGGTTGTCCTTACCGATGTAGCTATTGTTTAGCTTCATTAGAAAAACATGTTCGTTTTTTCAATATTGATACCATTAAACAAGAAATCTTGTACTTAATGAATCATGGAGGAAAAGTTTTTAAATTCTTAGACCGAACCTTTAATGCACGAATTGATTATGCGTTAGATTTATTTGAATTTATTATTAACAATCCTAAGGACGGTTGTGTTTTCCAATTTGAAATAACTGGTGAATTATTAGATGAGGAAATAATCTGTTACTTAAATGAACAAGCCCCACCTCATTTAATCCGTTTCGAAATAGGAATTCAATCAACAAATGATTTTACCAATCGACTAGTTATGCGAAAACAAAATTATCAAAAACTAAAACATAATATAGAACTCATACAACAAGGTCGAAAGATTGATTTACATCTTGATTTGATTGCTGGACTTCCAAAGGAAGATTATACGTCTTTTATGAAAACTTTTAATGATGTATTTTTACTTCAGCCGCATGAATTACAATTAGGTTTCTTAAAAATGTTACGTGGAACAAAATTAAGAAAAGATGCTAGTCTTTATCAATATACGTTTCATAATACAGCACCTTATGAAATCATTGAACATATGGATTTATCACAAAGTGATATTTATAAGATTCACTTAGCAGAAGACATGTTAGAAAAATATTATAATAGTCATCGCTTTAAAAAAAGCATCACTTATATTATAAATTCTTATTATAAAAATAACAACTATAAATTCTTTGAAAATTTTGGGTTATTTTATTATAACCATCATCAACAAATGGCTTATCAAGTACATGATTTATGTTTAAGACTTCTAGCATTCTTAGAAAATGAAAGCTTCGATACCACCCATGTTCAATCACTTCTTATTTATGACTATCTAGAAAGAGCCAAAACACGGCCTAAAATTTGGTATCAAACACATCTTAATAAAAAAGACAAACACATACTTTTTAAATATATCGTTGACAATTATCAAGGTTATAATTTTGATTTACTATTTCGTTATGGTTTAATAGAAAAATTAACAATCCATCCACAAACCTATGAAATAGGAAATTATTATTTATTAAAAATGTTTACCCAATACAATCAAGAAATCATCATTTTTTCAATAGAGTAA